From Nicotiana tabacum cultivar K326 chromosome 20, ASM71507v2, whole genome shotgun sequence, one genomic window encodes:
- the LOC142174253 gene encoding F-box/FBD/LRR-repeat protein At1g13570-like → MEMQFNKRLSIGVEVEDRLSEMPGNIIDHILDLMPIKDAAKTSILARKWRYIWCMHPNIVLDKLTCRKFSTNPLLVLDNTINQILLQHIGNIIKFVLDFSQVDLLPLTNIDMWIRYVIIKGVRDLTLDFSNNNPYKLPTYIYYYQNMTDLTLNNCLFKPQDFIFSYPNLKTLYLKQITFMATPKSIVLKAPLLANLTIMYCWGTESLNIVSPKLSYLFVVESHYLDLSSFMKCSNLAVVSLSLCKVVENPRQYERSTLLKFIFGLPMLEKLYLDTFYLKFLGEDPFPRSLPVVQNCLRHMMLSLALSNLAQVSFALHFIPCFHNSKTLQIWVFDTGNHADDVLNYLEKLKNLDRPIPNLEQVVIRSFTGSKPELLFIKLLFAATPSLIRMSIERDRIFTSTEDRKITGELMRYPRASSKAELFYLPPRRL, encoded by the exons ATGGAGATGCAGTTCAATAAAAGGCTTTCAATTGGAGTGGAAGTTGAAGATAGACTCAGTGAAATGCCAGGAAATATTATAGATCATATCCTTGACCTTATGCCAATCAAAGATGCAGCCAAGACTAGTATTTTGGCCAGAAAATGGAGATATATTTGGTGCATGCATCCAAATATTGTGCTAGATAAGTTAACATGTAGAAAATTTTCAACAAATCCTCTACTTGTATTGGATAATACAATCAACCAAATCCTTTTACAACACATTGGGAACATTATCAAATTTGTTCTTGATTTTTCTCAAGTAGATTTACTTCCATTAACTAATATTGATATGTGGATTCGTTATGTTATTATAAAAGGTGTTAGGGACCTTACTCTTGATTTCTCAAACAATAATCCCTATAAACTCCCAACCTACATAtattattatcaaaacatgacAGATTTGACCCTAAACAATTGTCTTTTTAAGCCACAAGATTTCATCTTTTCCTATCCAAATTTGAAAACCCTTTACCTTAAACAAATTACATTTATGGCCACCCCTAAGAGCATTGTTCTAAAAGCCCCACTTTTAGCCAATTTGACCATTATGTATTGTTGGGGTACTGAATCTTTGAACATTGTTTCACCCAAATTGAGTtacttgtttgttgttgaaaGTCATTATCTTGACCTAAGTAGTTTTATGAAGTGCTCAAATTTGGCTGTGGTTAGCCTTTCTTTATGCAAAGTGGTGGAAAATCCAAGGCAATATGAAAGATCAACTTTGTTGAAGTTCATTTTTGGCTTGCCTATGCTTGAGAAACTTTATCTGGACACATTCTACCTTAAG TTTTTGGGTGAAGATCCATTTCCAAGAAGTCTCCCTGTTGTACAAAACTGCTTAAGGCATATGATGCTAAGTCTAGCACTTAGTAATTTGGCTCAGGTTTCTTTTGCTCTTCACTTCATCCCATGCTTTCACAATTCCAAGACGCTTCAGATTTGG GTATTTGATACGGGCAATCATGCTGATGATGTGTTGAATTACTTGGAGAAATTGAAAAACTTAGATCGTCCAATTCCCAATCTGGAGCAAGTAGTAATTCGTAGTTTTACTGGTTCAAAACCAGAATTGCTATTCATAAAGCTTCTGTTTGCTGCTACACCAAGTTTGATAAGAATGAGCATTGAAAGGGACAGAATATTTACTTCAACTGAAGATAGGAAAATAACTGGAGAGTTAATGCGTTATCCTAGAGCTTCGTCTAAAGCAGAGTTATTCTACTTGCCACCAAGAAGGTTATGA